From the genome of Papaver somniferum cultivar HN1 chromosome 2, ASM357369v1, whole genome shotgun sequence, one region includes:
- the LOC113349088 gene encoding UPF0481 protein At3g47200-like — protein sequence MGFSVRRFSSRKNKESLLNKKLHDLEKLLSTLREKEKTQLQLKEEPKKVVSKKRKEEEETEEASWSSILDINLEEEDPYKELEVIIQNKQQPIFKLPSSLKMGNVKAYEPQVVSIGPYHNGKPHLIKMEIHKKRALVHFIKRSGVPLETYINELMKVVDELKSSYAQLDKEWIDDDKKFIELMIVDGCFLLEFLAVGTKVSIDDYARSDPMFSFHGKTVNYDSAIKDLLTVENQLPYLVLTTLLSVARPQEDAHETISHMMLCHNEGPRRHILDRYAERVLEAPDLEIGMKLPTGFSASELYYQFGIRFKKVSGYRSIRFDYKQAVLLLPPIMIHDDHQNPFLNMRAFEVWVSKDLKFHSFIYLIKTLVKSVKDVKLLRYQGIIVGPLDETAVLKSIQVFTKDIGMFNVDSEPIVALQDMNEYCNQGTVMVWRMCRIWITNLYENYFSNPWTIISLVAAAILMALTVVQTYYTVISYKSSN from the exons ATGGGTTTCTCTGTAAGAAGATTTAGCAGCAGAAAGAATAAAGAGTCTTTGCTAAacaagaaattgcatgatttggaGAAACTTTTGAGTACTCTCAGGGAAAAAGAGAAAACTCAGCTTCAACTCAAAGAAGAACCCAAAAAG GTGGTGAGTAAAAAgagaaaagaggaagaagagactGAGGAAGCATCATGGTCATCAATACTCGACATaaacttagaagaagaagatccaTACAAAGAATTGGAGGTCATAATACAGAACAAGCAACAACCAATTTTCAAGCTACCTTCATCACTCAAAATGGGAAATGTGAAAGCTTATGAGCCGCAGGTGGTGTCAATTGGTCCATATCACAATGGTAAACCACACTTGATCAAAATGGAAATTCACAAGAAGAGAGCACTGGTTCATTTCATCAAGAGATCCGGCGTTCCGCTCGAAACGTATATCAATGAGCTGATGAAAGTTGTCGATGAACTTAAGTCGTCGTACGCCCAACTGGACAAAGAATGGATTGATGATGACAAGAAGTTTATTGAGCTCATGATTGTTGATGGGTGCTTTCTTCTTGAGTTCTTGGCTGTTGGGACTAAGGTTTCTATTGATGATTACGCTCGTAGTGATCCGATGTTTAGCTTTCATGGGAAGACGGTGAACTATGATTCTGCGATCAAAGACTTGCTGACAGTGGAGAACCAATTGCCGTATCTTGTTCTTACCACGTTGTTGTCTGTCGCGCGCCCACAAGAG GATGCGCATGAGACTATATCTCATATGATGTTGTGCCACAATGAAGGTCCTCGCCGGCACATTCTAGACCGTTATGCGGAGAGGGTACTTGAGGCGCCAGATTTGGAAATAGGAATGAAATTGCCGACTGGGTTCTCAGCGTCCGAGCTTTACTACCAATTTGGCATTCGATTCAAAAAGGTTAGTGGATACAGGAGTATCAGGTTCGACTACAAACAAGCAGTTCTCCTCCTTCCTCCCATCATGATTCATGATGACCATCAGAACCCATTTCTCAACATGAGAGCATTCGAGGTTTGGGTGAGCAAAGATTTGAAATTTCATTCTTTCATTTACCTTATCAAAACTCTTGTCAAATCGGTTAAGGATGTTAAATTGCTTAGATACCAAGGGATCATAGTCGGTCCGCTGGACGAAACGGCTGTTCTTAAATCGATTCAAGTGTTTACAAAAGATATAGGAATGTTCAATGTCGATTCGGAACCTATTGTAGCTCTGCAAGATATGAATGAGTACTGCAATCAAGGGACTGTTATGGTTTGGAGAATGTGCAGGATTTGGATTACAAATCTGTATGAGAATTATTTTAGTAATCCATGGACTATTATCTCGCTAGTCGCAGCAGCTATTCTTATGGCCTTAACCGTGGTCCAGACTTACTACACGGTGATCTCCTACAAATCAAGTAATTAA